A genome region from Penaeus vannamei isolate JL-2024 chromosome 20, ASM4276789v1, whole genome shotgun sequence includes the following:
- the LOC113818623 gene encoding rhodopsin-like, with the protein MSSWNSPVQDTVLPSTNPYGNYTVVDTVPEGMLHMVHSHWYQFPPMNPLWYGLLGFWMVVMGSLSLAGNFVVIWVFMTTKALRSPANLLVVNLAISDFFMMLTMTPPLLVNAYWGTWVLGAFFCEIYAFFGSFFGCVSIWSMVFITADRYNVIVKGVSAEPLTSGGAMLRIAGTWLFTLAWCLPPFFGWNRYVPEGNMLACGTDYLTETELSRSYLYIYSVWVYLFPLAYIIYSYTFIVKAVAAHEKGMREQAKKMGVKSLRSEEAQKTSAECRLCKVALMTVTLWFVAWTPYFVINWGGMFNKPIVTPLFSIWGSVFAKANAVYNPIVYAISHPKYRAALEKKLPCLACNTEGRDGGASDAGSTATAQSTEKAESA; encoded by the coding sequence ATGTCATCGTGGAACAGTCCAGTTCAGGACACTGTCCTTCCATCCACCAATCCTTATGGAAACTATACAGTGGTAGATACAGTACCAGAGGGCATGCTCCATATGGTACACTCTCACTGGTATCAGTTCCCTCCCATGAATCCTCTCTGGTATGGACTTCTCGGCTTTTGGATGGTTGTTATGGGATCGCTATCCCTGGCAGGCAACTTCGTCGTCATTTGGGTATTCATGACAACTAAAGCTCTAAGATCACCTGCCAATCTTTTAGTCGTCAACTTGGCCATCTCCGACTTCTTCATGATGCTTACCATGACTCCTCCTCTTCTGGTCAACGCTTACTGGGGAACATGGGTTCTCGGAGCATTCTTctgtgagatctatgccttcttcGGTTCCTTCTTCGGCTGCGTGTCCATCTGGTCCATGGTCTTCATCACTGCTGACCGATACAACGTCATCGTCAAGGGAGTGTCTGCTGAACCTCTCACATCTGGTGGAGCCATGTTGAGGATTGCTGGCACTTGGCTTTTCACTCTTGCTtggtgccttcctcccttcttcggatGGAACCGATATGTACCTGAGGGTAACATGCTTGCATGTGGTACTGACTACCTGACGGAGACTGAACTCTCTAGGAGTTATCTCTACATCTACTCAGTGTGGGTATATCTTTTCCCTCTTGCCTACATCATCTACAGCTACACCTTCATCGTTAAGGCTGTTGCTGCTCACGAGAAGGGAATGCGAGAACAAGCTAAGAAGATGGGAGTCAAGTCTCTGAGAAGCGAGGAAGCCCAGAAGACCTCTGCTGAATGCCGTCTGTGCAAGGTTGCTCTCATGACCGTCACCCTGTGGTTCGTGGCATGGACCCCCTACTTCGTCATCAACTGGGGAGGCATGTTCAACAAGCCCATTGtcactcctcttttctccatctggGGCTCCGTCTTCGCCAAGGCCAACGCCGTCTACAACCCCATTGTGTACGCCATCAGCCATCCTAAGTACCGAGCTGCCCTCGAGAAGAAGCTGCCTTGCCTTGCCTGCAACACTGAGGGTAGAGACGGTGGTGCCTCTGATGCTGGATCCACTGCCACTGCCCAGAGCACTGAGAAGGCCGAGTCTGCCTAA
- the LOC113818622 gene encoding rhodopsin: MSSWNSPVQDTVLPTTNPYGNYTVVDTVPESMLHMVHSHWYQFPPMNPLWYGLLGFWMTVMGTLSVAGNFVVIWVFMNTKSLRTPANLLVVNLAISDFFMMVTMTPPLLVNAYWGTWVLGAFFCEIYAFFGSFFGCVSIWSMVFITADRYNVIVKGVSAEPLTSGGAMLRIAGTWLFTLAWCLPPFFGWNRYVPEGNMLACGTDYLTETELSRSYLYVYSVWVYLFPLAYIIYSYTFIVKAVAAHEKGMREQAKKMGVKSLRSEEAQKTSAECRLCKVALMTVTLWFVAWTPYFVINWGGMFNKPIVTPLFSIWGSVFAKANAVYNPIVYAISHPKYRAALEKKLPCLACATEGRDGGSDAGSTATTETPEKSESA; this comes from the coding sequence ATGTCGTCGTGGAACAGTCCAGTCCAGGACACTGTCCTACCAACCACCAATCCTTATGGGAACTATACAGTGGTAGATACAGTGCCAGAGAGCATGCTCCATATGGTACACTCCCACTGGTATCAATTCCCTCCCATGAATCCTCTCTGGTATGGTCTTCTCGGCTTCTGGATGACTGTCATGGGAACATTGTCTGTAGCTGGTAACTTCGTTGTCATTTGGGTATTCATGAATACCAAGAGTCTGCGAACACCCGCCAACCTGCTTGTCGTCAACCTGGCCATCTCCGACTTCTTCATGATGGTCACCATGACTCCTCCTCTTCTGGTCAATGCTTATTGGGGAACGTGGGTTCTCGGAGCATTCTTctgtgagatctatgccttcttcGGTTCTTTCTTCGGTTGCGTGTCCATCTGGTCCATGGTCTTCATCACTGCTGACCGATACAACGTCATCGTCAAGGGAGTGTCTGCTGAACCTCTCACATCTGGTGGAGCCATGTTGAGGATTGCTGGCACTTGGCTTTTCACTCTTGCAtggtgccttcctcccttcttcggatGGAACCGATATGTACCTGAGGGTAACATGCTTGCCTGTGGTACCGACTACCTGACTGAGACTGAACTCTCCAGGAGCTATCTGTACGTCTACTCTGTATGGGTATATCTTTTCCCTCTTGCCTACATCATTTACAGCTACACTTTCATCGTCAAGGCTGTTGCTGCTCACGAGAAGGGAATGCGAGAACAAGCCAAGAAGATGGGAGTCAAGTCTCTGAGAAGCGAGGAAGCCCAGAAGACCTCTGCTGAGTGCCGTCTGTGCAAGGTTGCTCTCATGACCGTCACCCTGTGGTTCGTGGCGTGGACCCCTTACTTCGTCATCAACTGGGGAGGCATGTTCAACAAGCCCATTGTCACTCCTCTGTTCTCCATCTGGGGCTCCGTCTTCGCTAAGGCCAACGCCGTCTACAACCCCATCGTGTACGCTATCAGCCACCCCAAGTACCGCGCTGCCCTTGAGAAGAAGCTGCCTTGCCTTGCTTGTGCTACTGAAGGCAGAGATGGAGGTTCTGACGCTGGATCCACTGCTACTACTGAGACCCCTGAGAAATCCGAGTCTGCCTAA
- the LOC113815195 gene encoding rhodopsin-like has protein sequence MSSWNSPVQDTVLPTTNPYGNYTVVDTVPESMLHMVHSHWYQFPPMNPLWYGLLGFWMTVMGTLSVAGNFVVIWVFMNTKSLRTPANLLVVNLAISDFFMMVTMTPPLLVNAYWGTWVLGAFFCEIYAFFGSFFGCVSIWSMVFITADRYNVIVKGVSAEPLTSGGAMLRIAGTWAFTLAWCLPPFFGWNRYVPEGNMLACGTDYLTETELSRSYLYVYSVWVYLFPLAYIIYSYTFIVKAVAAHEKGMREQAKKMGVKSLRSEEAQKTSAECRLCKVALMTVTLWFVAWTPYFVINWGGMFNKPIVTPLFSIWGSVFAKANAVYNPIVYAISHPKYRAALEKKLPCLACATEGRDGGSDARSTATTETPEKTESA, from the coding sequence ATGTCGTCGTGGAACAGTCCAGTCCAGGACACTGTCCTTCCAACCACTAACCCTTATGGGAACTATACAGTGGTAGATACAGTGCCAGAGAGCATGCTCCATATGGTACACTCCCACTGGTATCAATTCCCTCCCATGAATCCTCTCTGGTATGGTCTTCTCGGCTTCTGGATGACTGTCATGGGAACATTGTCTGTAGCTGGTAACTTCGTAGTCATCTGGGTATTCATGAATACCAAGAGTCTGCGAACACCTGCCAACCTGCTTGTCGTCAACTTGGCCATCTCCGACTTCTTCATGATGGTCACCATGACTCCTCCTCTTCTGGTCAATGCTTATTGGGGAACGTGGGTTCTCGGAGCATTCTTctgtgagatctatgccttcttcGGTTCTTTCTTCGGTTGCGTGTCCATCTGGTCCATGGTCTTCATCACTGCTGACCGATACAACGTCATCGTCAAGGGAGTGTCTGCTGAACCTCTCACATCTGGTGGAGCCATGTTGAGGATTGCTGGTACTTGGGCTTTCACTCTTGCAtggtgccttcctcccttctttggaTGGAACCGATATGTACCTGAGGGTAACATGCTTGCATGTGGTACTGACTACCTGACTGAGACTGAACTCTCTAGGAGTTATCTCTATGTTTACTCTGTATGGGTATATCTTTTCCCTCTTGCATACATCATTTACAGCTACACTTTCATCGTCAAGGCTGTTGCTGCTCACGAGAAGGGAATGCGAGAACAAGCCAAGAAGATGGGAGTCAAGTCTCTGAGAAGCGAGGAAGCCCAGAAGACCTCTGCTGAATGCCGTCTGTGCAAGGTTGCTCTCATGACCGTCACCCTGTGGTTCGTGGCGTGGACCCCCTACTTCGTCATCAACTGGGGAGGCATGTTCAACAAGCCTATTGtcactcctcttttctccatctggGGCTCCGTCTTCGCCAAGGCCAACGCCGTCTACAACCCCATCGTGTACGCCATCAGCCACCCCAAGTACCGAGCTGCCCTTGAGAAGAAGCTGCCTTGCCTTGCTTGTGCTACTGAAGGCAGAGATGGAGGTTCTGACGCTAGATCCACTGCTACTACTGAGACCCCTGAGAAGACCGAGTCTGCCTAG